CTTCGCCATCACCGCGTTCCAGTCGACCGGAATCAGCTTCACGCCGGCGATCGCGCGCTTCACCGCCTCGCCGTTCCTGCCCGAAAGCGGCACGTCGGTGCGGCCCGGGATGCCGAACATGTCGGGCACCTTCGCCTGCACGTCGGTCGACATCAGGTAATCGATCAGCTTCTTGCCCGCGTCCTGGTTCGGGCCGCCCTTGACAAGACCGATCGCGTACGGCAGTTGGAACGTCGTCGGCGGCTCGCCTTCCTTCGCGGCGACGAAGATCGGCTTGATCGACAGGCCGCCGTGCTCGGCGTCGTCGAGGTCCATCTGCAGATCGCCGTTCGCGACCGCGATCTCGTTGCGCGACAGCAGCACGTTCAGGTAGCCCGTGCCCTTCGTGTGGAACTTCACGCCGCGCTCGAGCTTCGCGAGATAGTCGAACGCCTTGTCCTCGCCCATTAGCGCGCTCGTCAGGATGATGACGGCCATCCCGTCGCCCGCCGTCGCCGGGTTCGAGTACGCGAGCTTGCCGCTGTAGTCGGGATGCAGCAGATCGGCGAACGTCTTCGGCTGGCTCTTCACGACCGACGGATTGATCGCGAACGAGAAGTAGTTGTTGACGAACGTCGCCCACGAGCCGTCTTCGGCCTTCGCGATCGCCGGCACGTTCCGGTAGTTGACGCTGCGGTACGGCTGCAGCAGGCCGAACTGGCCCGCCTGCTGGATGAACGGCGGCAGCGTGACGATCACGTCGGCCTTGGGCGAGCTCTTCTCGACATTCGCGCGGTTCACCACTTCGCCGCTGCCCGCCGTCACGATGTTCACCTTCACGCCTTCGCGCTTCTCGAACGCGGGCAGCACGTCGCGGTACAGGTTCTCGAGGCCGTCCGCCGTGTACAGCACGACGGCCGCCGCCTGCGCTTGCGCTGCCGCGCCTTGCAACAGCGCGGCGGCAAAGGCGGCGAGCGCGAAGCGGCGCCAGGCGCCGCCGCGCGGGAAATTCGAATACGTCATGTCTCTTCTCCGTAGGGTGGAACCACGAACGGCCGAACGGTGCGGAACCTCGTCAGCGCGGGCGCGCCGCCGTCCCGCCGCGGCCGGACGCTCCGGTTTTTCGCGGCACCCGAAGCATCACAGCGTTCGATGACAGCTCCGTGACGATCGATCCAATTTCCAAAAAGCGACACATTTCGCCACTATTCTCCACATCCAGAAACGACCTGCCATCGATTTTTCCGGGAGTGACGAAGCCATGCCAGAACGTGATCCCATCCTGTTGACGCCCGGCCCGCTGACGACATCGCGCATGACGCGCGATGCGATGCTGCATGACTGGGGCTCGTGGGACGCCGCTTTCAACCGGCTGACGAAGAGCGTCTGCGCCGATCTCGTGCGGATCGCGGGCGGCGGCGACGCATACGTCTGCGTGCCGCTGCAAGGCAGCGGCACGTTCGCCGTCGAGGCGGCGCTCGGCACGCTCGTGCCGCGCGACGGCCGCGTGCTCGTGCCGAACAACGGCGCGTATTGCGCGCGGATCGCGAAGATCCTGCGCCGGCTCGGCATCGCGCACAGCGAACTGCCGTTCGCCGAGGACGAGCCGGCGAGCGCGCAGGCGATCGACGCGGCGCTCGCGCGCGACGCGCGGATCACGCATGTCGCGCTCGTGCATCTCGAAACGAGCGCCGGCCTGCTGAACCCGCTCGACGACATCGCCGCCGTCTGCCGCGCGCGCGGCAAGGCGCTGATCGTCGATGCGATGAGCTCGTTCGGCGCGCTGCCGATCGCGCTCGCGGGCAGCGGCATCGACGCGCTGATCTCGGCGAGCGGCAAGTGTCTCGAAGGGGTGCCCGGCATGGGCTTCGTGATCGCGCGGCGCGCGCCGCTCGAGGCGGCCGAGGGGCGCTCGCCGTCGGTGGTGCTCGATCTGCACGACCAGTACGCGTACATGCAGCGCACGTCGCAATGGCGCTTCACGCCGCCGACGCACGTGCTCGCCGCGCTGCGCGCCGCGCTCGACCAGTTCTTCGACGAGGGCGGACAGCCGGCGCGCGGCGCACGCTACGCGGAGAACTGCGCGGCACTCGTCGACGGCATGCGCGCGCTCGGCTTCGAGCCGTTTCTCGACGCGCGCGCGCAGGCGAGCGTGATCGTCACGTTTCACGCGCCCGCCGATCCCGCGTATGCGTTCGCCGCGTTCTACGCGGCCGTGCGCGACGCGGGCTACGTGCTGTATCCGGGCAAGCTGACGACGGCCGACACGTTTCGCGTCGGCTGCATCGGCGCGCTCGGGGCGCACGAGATGCGCGGCGCGGTGGCGGCGATCGGCGGCGCGCTGAGAGCGCTCGGGATCGCGATGCGGTGACGCGCCCCGCCGTCGCGCGCGCCCATGAACAACGGCGCGCGCCGGCCGAAGCCGGGCCGCGCGCGCCGCTCATGCGGCCCGCCGGCCGCTACAGCTCGATCCGCTTGATGTCGCCGACGATGAAGATGTACGACAGCGCGCCGATCAGCGCGACGACGCCGATGAACGCAAGCGCGCCGACGAACGATCCGGTCGCCGCGACGATGAAGCCGACGACGAGCGGCGTGACGATGCCCGCGAGGTTCGCGGCGAGATTGAAGATGCCGCCCGTCGCGCCGAGAAGCCCTTCGGGCGCGATGTCGGACACGAGCGTCCAGCCGAGCGCGGCCATCCCCTGCGCGAAGAACGCGACCGACATGATCGCGATCACCGCCTCGTTGCTCTGCACGTAGTTCGCGAGCACGATCGTCGATGCGAGCAGCAGACCCGCGATGATCGGCAGCTTGCGCGCGACGTTCGCCGATGTCCCCCGGCGCAGCAGCCAATCGGAAAAGAGCCCGCCGAACATCACGCCGACCGACGCCGCGATGAACGGCATCACCGCGAAGAAGCCGATCTTGAGCCAGCCCATGTGGCGCTCGGTCGCGAGATAAGTCGGGAACCACGTGAGGAAGAACACGAGCGTCGAATTGCCGGCGAACTGGCCGAGGCAGATGCCCGCGAGCTGGCGCTTCTTCAGCAGTTGGCCGGCGATGCGCCAGTTGAACTTCGCACGCGTGCCGCCGCTCGCGGCCGACTGCACGAGACCGCCGCCCTCCTCGATGTACGCGAGCTCGGCCGCGTTCGCGCGCGGATGGTCGTTCGGCTCATGATAGAACTTCCACCAGACGAAGCCGAACAGGATGCCGACGCCGCCCACGGCCCAGAACAGCGACCGCCAGCCGAACGCGCCCATCAGCGCGAACAGCACAGGGCTCAGGAACGCGAGGCCGATGTATTCGCCGACGGTATAGGTGCCCGTCGCCATCGCGCGCTCCTTCTGCGGAAACCACGTCGCGACGACGCGGCTGTTGGTCGGGAAACACGGCGCTTCGGAGAAACCCAGCCCGAGCCGGCAGGCGAGGAGCGGCGCGACGCCGTGCACGAAGCCCTGCAGCAGCGTGAACAGAGACCACAGCGTCATCGACCAGTAATAGGTGACCCTGCTGCCGAAGCGATCGAGCAGCAGGCCGCCCGGCACCTGCGCGAGCACGTAGGTCCAAGAGAATGCGGAGAACATCACGCCCATCGCCGCCGCGCCGATGCCGAGCTCTTTCGTGAGCCCCGGCGCCGCGACGCCGAGCACCGTGCGATCGAGATAATTGATCATCGTCCCGATCGCGAGCAGCGCGAGAATCCGGTAACGCGCGTTCGAGCGCGGCTGCGCGGGGCTGGCCGCGCGGGCGGCCGCGACGGCCGCCCGCGGCGCGGCGTCGGTGTGGATCGGCTGGGGCATCGATGTCTCCTGATGTATCTCTGTCTTTATATCGGGGTGAGGGAATTCAGCGCGCGACGAGCGCCTGGAAGTGCTCGAACATTCGCTCGGCGTCCGGCGCGCGGCCGGTGAAGATCTCGAACGCGTCGACCGCCTGGTACACCGCCATGCCGCCGCCGGGCAGCGTGCGGCAGCCGAGCGCGCACGCCGCGCGGATCAGCTCGGTCTCGAGCGGGAAATAGACGATGTCGGCAACCCAGAGATCGCTTCGCAGCAGCTCCGCCGGCAGCGGCAGGCCCGGGTGCTTGAGCATCCCGGTCGGCGTCGCGTGGATCAGGCCGTTCGCGTTCGCGAGCGCGCCGGCGAGCGGGCCGCCCGCGCTCAGCCGCGTGTGCGGGAAGCGCGCCTGCAACTGGTCGGCGAGCGAGCGCGCGCGCGCCGGGTCGACGTCGAAGAGCGCGAGTTGCGTCGCGCCCATCGTGAGCGCCGCGTGCGCGACGGCCGCGCCCGCGCCGCCCGCGCCCAGTTGCACGACGCGCTCGAGCGACGCGCCCGGCAGCCCGCGCGCGAACGCCTTCGCAAAGCCCGACCAGTCGGTGTTGTGACCGATCCGCCGGCCGTCCAGAAAGCGCACCGTGTTGACCGCGCCGAGCGCGGCCGCGTCCGGCGACAGCTCGTCGAGATGCTCGATCACGCGCTGCTTGCACGGATGCGTGATGTTCAGGCCGTCGAAACCCATTCGCTCGGCCGCCGTGAGCAGCTCGGGCAGCGCGTCGGCCGTCAGCCGCAGCGCGTCGAGATCGATGCGCCGGTACACGTAGTTCAAGCCCTGGCGGCGCCCCGCCTCCTCGTGCATCGCGGGCGACAGCGAACCGCCGATCCCGGAGCCGATCAGGCCGATCAGAAACGAACGTCCGCTCATCGCGCGCCCTCCTCGCGGATCAGCGTCGCGATCCGCTGCAGCGCGAGCACGTAGCCTTCGGTGCCGCAGCCGCAGATCACGCCATCGGCGACCGCCGATACGAACGAATGGTGACGGAACGCCTCGCGCCGGTGGATGTTCGAGATATGCACCTCGATGATCGGCTTGCCGAGCGCGGCGAGCGCGTCGGCGATCGCGACCGACGTATGCGTGTACGCGGCCGGATTGATCACGACTCCCGCGACGCGCTCGCGCGCTTCGTGCAGCCAGTCGATCAACTGATGCTCGGCGTTCGACTGGCGAAACTCCAGCGCGAGGCCGAGCGCGTGCGCGGCGTCCGCGCAGCGGCGCTCGACGTCCTGCAGCGTCTGCGAGCCGTAGATGCGCGGCTCGCGCTTGCCCAGCAGGTTCAGGTTCGGCCCGTTCAGGACCAGCACCTTCGGCTTGCTCATGTATGACACTCCGATGAAAAACGGGTACGTATCGGTAGACGATCGCGCGGGCGTCGTCAAGATTCGGCGCCAGTGTGCGCTTGCGCTCGCGCAATGTCTTTCCGGGTTTTCTATAATTTGTACCATCTAGTTAGTTCGTATACTCTGCGACTCGCGCCTTTCCGACTTTCGACGGCGCGCGGCCGGCGATGCGGCGCGCCTCCTCCGACGGCGCGCCGCGCCCGGCCGCGCGCCGTCCTTCTTCAGCGGGACATCCACCATGCAGCGTTCGATCGCCACCGTGTCGCTATCCGGCACGCTCGTCGAGAAGCTCAACGCGATCCGCGCCGCCGGCTTCGACGGCGTCGAGATCTTCGAAAACGACTTGCTGTACTTTGACGGCTCGCCCGCCGACGTGCGCCGGATCGCCGCCGATCTCGGCCTCGACATCGTGCTGTTCCAGCCGTTTCGCGACTTCGAGGGCGTGCCGCCCGAGCGCCTCGCGCGCAATCTCGAGCGCGCGAGGCGCAAGTTCGAGCTGATGCACGAACTGGGCGCGCATCGCATGCTCGTGTGCAGCAACGTGTCGCCGGACGCGATCGGCGACGACGCCTTGCTCGTCGACCAGTTGGGCGCGCTCGCGCGCGCCGCGCGGGAAGCGGGCGTCGTCGTCGCGTATGAGGCACTTGCGTGGGGTCGGAACGTGAAGACCTATGGGCACGCGTGGCGGCTCGTCGACGCGGTGAACCATCCGAATCTCGGGCTCGCGCTCGACAGTTTCCATACGCTGTCGCTCGACGATTCGCCGGACGGCATCGCGCGCATTCCCGGCGAACGGATCGCGTTCGTGCAGATCGCCGACGCGCCGAGACTCGCGATGGACGTGCTCGAATGGAGCCGGCATTACCGGTCGTTTCCGGGCCAGGGCGACTTCGACCTCGCGGGATTCACCGCACGCGTGATCGAATCGGGCTATGAAGGGCCGCTGTCGCTCGAGATCTTCAACGACGGCTTTCGCGCCGCGCCGACCGCGCTGACGGCCGCGGACGGCTATCGATCGCTGCTGTATCTGGAGGAGACGACGCGCGCGCGGCTCGCGCACGACGCGCGGCAGGCGCAACCGGCCCAGCCGGCGCGGCAAGCGCGGTGCACGCCGCGCGGCGTGCCCGACACCCGCGACGCATGCGAGGCGCGCGCCGCGACCGCGACCGCGACCGCGACCGCGACCGCAACTGCAACTGCAACTGCAACCGCGACACGCCCGCGCATCGCGCCGGCGCCTTCACCGCGCGCCTCCCTGCCGCTGTTCGCACCGCCGCCCGCGCCCGCGCACATCGGCTTCCAGTTCATCGAATTCGCGGTCGATGCGGACGCCGCCGAGAACGTCGCCGGCTGGCTCGGCAAGCTGCGCTTCAGGCGCGCGGGCCGCCATCGCTCGAAGGACGTGACGCTGTATCAGCACGGTGCGGCGTCGATCGTGCTGAACGCCGAGCGCGACTCGTTCGCCGACGCGTTCTTCCAGGCGCATGGCCTGTCGCTGTGCGCGTCGGCGTTTCGCGTCGACGATGCGCGCCTCGCGTTCGAGCGCGCGGCCGGCTACGGCTACGCGCCGTTCTCGGGCCGCGTCGGCCCGAACGAGCGCGTGCTGCAAAGCGTGCGCGCGCCCGACGGCAGCCTGAACTATTTCGTCGACGAGGCCCCCGGCGCGCCGACGTTGTACGAATCGGATTTCGTGCTGACCGACATCGACGGGCCGAGCGAAGTCGGCCCGCTCGTCGGCATCGATCACGTGTGCCTCGCGCTGCCCGCCGACGCGCTCGATACGTGGGTGCTGTTCTTCAAGACCGCATTCGGCTTCGAGGCCGAGCGCAACTGGCTCGTGCCCGATCCGTACGGGCTCGTGCGCAGCCGCGCGGTGCGCAGCCCGGACGGCTCGGTGCGCATCGCGCTCAATGCGTCGGTGGACCGGCATACGGCCGTCGTCCGGTCGCTCGAGCGCTATCGCGGCACGGGGCTCAATCACGTCGCGTTCCGCACGGACGACATCGTCGCGGCGATCGCCGAATTCGCCGCCGACGGCGTGCCGTTCCTGCGAATTCCGCGCAATTACTACGACGACCTCGCCGCGCGCTACGCGCTGCCCGACGAGACGATCGACACGCTGAGCCGCCACCATCTGCTGTACGAGCGCGACGATGCGGGCGGCGAGTTCCTGCACGCGTACACCGAGCTCGTCGACGGGCGCTTCTCGTTCGAGATCGTCGAGCGGCGCGGCGGCTACGACGGCTACGGCGCGGCGAACGCGGCCGTGCGGCTCGCCGCGCAGGCGCAGCGGCGAACGTGAGCGCGGCGCGAAAAACCACGCGGGCGACGCTCGGCGCGCAAACGCGTCGCGCGGCGCCCGCGCGCCGTCAGTGCGGCAGCGCCGGAATCATCCAGCTCAGCACGTGCTGCTGCAGGAACACGAGCACGCCGAGCAGCAGCGTCAGGATCACGCTGTGCCAGAACGTGCGCGCGAACACGACGCCTTCCTGCCCTTTCAGATCGGTCGTCGACACGCCCGTGGCGATGTTCTGCGGCGAGATCATCTTGCCCATCACGCCGCCCGACGAGTTCGTCGCGGCCATCAGCACCGGATCGAAGCCGAGCTGCCGCGCGGCGACGACCTGCAGGTTGCCGAACAGCGCGTTGCCCGACGTGTCGCTGCCGGACAGGAACACCGC
The nucleotide sequence above comes from Burkholderia thailandensis E264. Encoded proteins:
- a CDS encoding shikimate dehydrogenase codes for the protein MSGRSFLIGLIGSGIGGSLSPAMHEEAGRRQGLNYVYRRIDLDALRLTADALPELLTAAERMGFDGLNITHPCKQRVIEHLDELSPDAAALGAVNTVRFLDGRRIGHNTDWSGFAKAFARGLPGASLERVVQLGAGGAGAAVAHAALTMGATQLALFDVDPARARSLADQLQARFPHTRLSAGGPLAGALANANGLIHATPTGMLKHPGLPLPAELLRSDLWVADIVYFPLETELIRAACALGCRTLPGGGMAVYQAVDAFEIFTGRAPDAERMFEHFQALVAR
- the phnS gene encoding 2-aminoethylphosphonate ABC transporter substrate-binding protein; amino-acid sequence: MTYSNFPRGGAWRRFALAAFAAALLQGAAAQAQAAAVVLYTADGLENLYRDVLPAFEKREGVKVNIVTAGSGEVVNRANVEKSSPKADVIVTLPPFIQQAGQFGLLQPYRSVNYRNVPAIAKAEDGSWATFVNNYFSFAINPSVVKSQPKTFADLLHPDYSGKLAYSNPATAGDGMAVIILTSALMGEDKAFDYLAKLERGVKFHTKGTGYLNVLLSRNEIAVANGDLQMDLDDAEHGGLSIKPIFVAAKEGEPPTTFQLPYAIGLVKGGPNQDAGKKLIDYLMSTDVQAKVPDMFGIPGRTDVPLSGRNGEAVKRAIAGVKLIPVDWNAVMAKKPVWTERWKKEVIGDSGKQTEVVKPK
- the aroQ gene encoding type II 3-dehydroquinate dehydratase, with the protein product MSKPKVLVLNGPNLNLLGKREPRIYGSQTLQDVERRCADAAHALGLALEFRQSNAEHQLIDWLHEARERVAGVVINPAAYTHTSVAIADALAALGKPIIEVHISNIHRREAFRHHSFVSAVADGVICGCGTEGYVLALQRIATLIREEGAR
- a CDS encoding 2-aminoethylphosphonate--pyruvate transaminase — protein: MPERDPILLTPGPLTTSRMTRDAMLHDWGSWDAAFNRLTKSVCADLVRIAGGGDAYVCVPLQGSGTFAVEAALGTLVPRDGRVLVPNNGAYCARIAKILRRLGIAHSELPFAEDEPASAQAIDAALARDARITHVALVHLETSAGLLNPLDDIAAVCRARGKALIVDAMSSFGALPIALAGSGIDALISASGKCLEGVPGMGFVIARRAPLEAAEGRSPSVVLDLHDQYAYMQRTSQWRFTPPTHVLAALRAALDQFFDEGGQPARGARYAENCAALVDGMRALGFEPFLDARAQASVIVTFHAPADPAYAFAAFYAAVRDAGYVLYPGKLTTADTFRVGCIGALGAHEMRGAVAAIGGALRALGIAMR
- a CDS encoding MFS transporter is translated as MPQPIHTDAAPRAAVAAARAASPAQPRSNARYRILALLAIGTMINYLDRTVLGVAAPGLTKELGIGAAAMGVMFSAFSWTYVLAQVPGGLLLDRFGSRVTYYWSMTLWSLFTLLQGFVHGVAPLLACRLGLGFSEAPCFPTNSRVVATWFPQKERAMATGTYTVGEYIGLAFLSPVLFALMGAFGWRSLFWAVGGVGILFGFVWWKFYHEPNDHPRANAAELAYIEEGGGLVQSAASGGTRAKFNWRIAGQLLKKRQLAGICLGQFAGNSTLVFFLTWFPTYLATERHMGWLKIGFFAVMPFIAASVGVMFGGLFSDWLLRRGTSANVARKLPIIAGLLLASTIVLANYVQSNEAVIAIMSVAFFAQGMAALGWTLVSDIAPEGLLGATGGIFNLAANLAGIVTPLVVGFIVAATGSFVGALAFIGVVALIGALSYIFIVGDIKRIEL
- a CDS encoding bifunctional sugar phosphate isomerase/epimerase/4-hydroxyphenylpyruvate dioxygenase family protein is translated as MQRSIATVSLSGTLVEKLNAIRAAGFDGVEIFENDLLYFDGSPADVRRIAADLGLDIVLFQPFRDFEGVPPERLARNLERARRKFELMHELGAHRMLVCSNVSPDAIGDDALLVDQLGALARAAREAGVVVAYEALAWGRNVKTYGHAWRLVDAVNHPNLGLALDSFHTLSLDDSPDGIARIPGERIAFVQIADAPRLAMDVLEWSRHYRSFPGQGDFDLAGFTARVIESGYEGPLSLEIFNDGFRAAPTALTAADGYRSLLYLEETTRARLAHDARQAQPAQPARQARCTPRGVPDTRDACEARAATATATATATATATATATATRPRIAPAPSPRASLPLFAPPPAPAHIGFQFIEFAVDADAAENVAGWLGKLRFRRAGRHRSKDVTLYQHGAASIVLNAERDSFADAFFQAHGLSLCASAFRVDDARLAFERAAGYGYAPFSGRVGPNERVLQSVRAPDGSLNYFVDEAPGAPTLYESDFVLTDIDGPSEVGPLVGIDHVCLALPADALDTWVLFFKTAFGFEAERNWLVPDPYGLVRSRAVRSPDGSVRIALNASVDRHTAVVRSLERYRGTGLNHVAFRTDDIVAAIAEFAADGVPFLRIPRNYYDDLAARYALPDETIDTLSRHHLLYERDDAGGEFLHAYTELVDGRFSFEIVERRGGYDGYGAANAAVRLAAQAQRRT